Proteins found in one Streptomyces sp. CB09001 genomic segment:
- a CDS encoding glycoside hydrolase domain-containing protein, translated as MPDRSKRPPIRSSSPRTALRATVAAVLVGALGLAALTGGGTAGAVPLPKAPPSAGEASGGTDYTKLVDPFVSTAGDDGNDLPGAQAPHSLAKVNPMTTPGRNHSGYDYNEDHIAGFTATNLDGVGGSGGGGDLLVVPTSQQYDKRPATSTYAHPYSHDDESATPGSYRVGLGSPSGTIDAEMTATTRTALERYSFPAQAQPQLVLDLANNFTSRTRATLDATTLKDGTTAISGLVAGSFNGASYRLYYYATTNAPVTSLRTWGDDGALGDATARDGTDTGAVLGFDPADGDDVELRVTLSPISAEQAATDQHKEVAGRTFEEVRAQTKAEWNRTLGAVAVKASKKADPDSTLTKQFYTHLYRMYALPVNATSTSGTYRGVDGAVHEANGFTYYDGWSTWDDFRKYSVEAYIDPAAYRDMVQSAVILFADAHAAGKSPGSLTHSVPTVRWERSAVVIADALSKGFKDFDRLDEAYPALKSYTGYYTGTQLRQGYIPGDPGTTVQRGYDQWALSVIADALGEDADAKKLREQATMATDNLVKPGAWTADDGTEVGLLTPREGDGDWQQADYEKFEEARLYQGTLWQYHWYDAYDMGGLIEAMGGVKAGRAAIRHMFGEDSDADDGSAMLHSNANEIDLQAPYLFNYVGEPSLTQKWVRAIYTGETWNRYIATGSTNEAPSSGGEFRPPVKTKAYELAPDGFLPTMDNDAGTMSTMFVAAALGLFPVTAGSSQFQIGSPFFDSTTITYANGAEFTVEADGVSPGNHYVQSAALNGKRFSNTWLDYSQIVAGGTLRFDMGAKPSSWGARTEPAYSLNTDSGDGDDEHAPGRGTTVVSASPETVGTAADGTVDASVELRLSGRASFAARKGTSLTRTGAASVTGLPDGVTADLRVTGKRTASLKLTGTTRTDARFGITFRDRAFPHGIPASTVTGTGVSVTDPLLVSAAAVHRGSLAALVEEASLVRKGNYSDGSYGIFRTALERARTVLANSASPTGTLMAAHDALRSAVDALTLDEGGYAVLQAEDPDRMEGPSLVKEAFHSDGDLGGVTEGAWEQYTNLDFGGVAPRSVSVRYANSQAATAQPSSVDIHAGDADGPVVATVSLPGTGGWQYYTTVRAAVSDPEALLEASSATFVFHAPSGQQWVSNFDWYQFSPEAAPSSSPVTTLATLTTANATSTGDGSLPLKLSGGVFENVTNGAWAEWRDTGLGDGADTVTVSYDKPRSRAASDSHIELRLGAKDGPTAVTVPLDYTGSGWGTVADTSVRLDPDVFEGTQDVYAVFVSSTQTDPQPYVANVHSLILTRQADAPVVFDATAFEGNSGGGLKSEPATWSDAGSATSLGGTYDGAWLDYGDVDFGDSAKNTVTLTYVNNSARCGTGSAVHLYLDSFDADSPGTPYATIPLPVTGSSWSSGGTTSLTLPKAVTGTHAVHLRLTTNADSSHPYVANLGQVAFDHVEEPAQTDLSALRKAIDQYEDLSEDASRYGTIDFGVFRRELTAARDLLGAGDATQLEVDLRTRSLTLAANQLVPLPRLRLESLVATASALGNERYTDASWTAFTTALTAARTAVADEAATDRTLTERYAALDRARSSLTTKRRTVPAAPDAVSAAPSGTSVKVTWSAPEDDGGSPVTGYEITLSGGHQVEIADPDSRSTVFTGLTDATSYTARVRAVNALGDSPWSAPTQPAVTGDNRPQAPTVTGVVTDGERVRVNWRPAGDGGFPVVGYTVALDDGTTAHVNGTTSTALLTSAGGAKAHTATVTAVTRAGSSDDPGTAVSTASVTSATAATDPADYEPSPFPDDVLDAAYASDAWPRTGDGSDWFTHLLSGFDDLGPATLGAGSELPAGTPLGAENDRITVSVNNAATQRQVDRAEVDASNSATVTMADGLGSRLGPLYGEALKEGRLPKTSALFSRVNENLDTHDAAKNHYQYLRPYVRLGFAGDGGAIYESQNSSYSGLAGQGSYPSGHTYGGYEAGTILATLLPDLAPSILARASEYGDNRVVLGFHYPLDVMGGRITAQATVAHRWADPEFEKLLGQAHTEIENVLLARCEEEGYGDTLTACAGDPYAGLSTAQQIDRYTRRLTYGFSRTGKAGQALDAPEDAAALLITAFPDLTAEQRTQVLEQTATDSGYPLDLTGSGGPGWQRINLAAAMAADVVVNADGSVTVTNFSDATRASVADASAITVGGVALDGFDPEVSTYVVDRPKRGRIPAVGAVTAASGARVSVVGGSSTVSSSQRGFTTRTIRVTSANGAYTRTYTVGFRPTERHPHRPGALWDTGGGTAGGSGGVGDGGGLWTPAREWERTVG; from the coding sequence ATGCCCGACAGATCCAAGAGACCGCCGATCCGGTCGTCCAGTCCCCGGACCGCCCTGCGGGCCACGGTCGCGGCGGTGCTCGTCGGAGCACTCGGCCTGGCCGCGCTGACGGGCGGCGGCACCGCCGGCGCCGTGCCCCTCCCGAAGGCCCCGCCCTCGGCCGGTGAGGCGTCCGGCGGAACGGACTACACGAAGCTCGTCGACCCCTTCGTGTCCACCGCGGGCGACGACGGCAACGACCTTCCCGGCGCCCAGGCACCGCACAGCCTGGCCAAGGTCAACCCGATGACGACGCCGGGCCGCAACCACTCGGGGTACGACTACAACGAGGACCACATCGCCGGGTTCACCGCCACGAACCTGGACGGCGTGGGCGGTTCGGGCGGCGGCGGCGACCTGCTGGTCGTCCCGACCTCGCAGCAGTACGACAAGCGCCCGGCCACGAGCACCTACGCGCACCCCTACAGCCACGACGACGAGAGCGCGACGCCCGGCTCCTACCGGGTGGGGCTCGGGTCCCCCTCGGGGACGATCGACGCCGAGATGACGGCGACGACCCGGACGGCGCTCGAACGGTACAGCTTCCCCGCGCAAGCGCAGCCCCAGCTCGTCCTCGACCTCGCCAACAACTTCACCAGCCGCACCCGCGCGACCCTGGACGCGACCACGCTGAAGGACGGGACGACCGCGATCAGCGGCCTGGTCGCCGGGTCGTTCAACGGCGCCTCGTACCGCCTGTACTACTACGCCACCACGAACGCCCCCGTGACCTCGCTGCGCACCTGGGGCGACGACGGCGCGCTGGGCGACGCGACGGCGCGGGACGGCACCGACACCGGCGCCGTCCTCGGGTTCGACCCGGCCGACGGCGACGACGTCGAACTGCGCGTCACGCTGTCGCCGATCAGCGCCGAACAGGCGGCCACCGACCAGCACAAGGAGGTCGCGGGCCGCACCTTCGAGGAGGTGCGGGCACAGACGAAGGCGGAGTGGAACCGCACCCTCGGCGCCGTCGCGGTGAAGGCCTCGAAGAAGGCCGACCCGGACTCGACGCTCACCAAGCAGTTCTACACGCACCTGTACCGCATGTACGCGCTGCCGGTGAACGCCACCAGCACCAGCGGCACGTACCGCGGCGTCGACGGCGCGGTGCACGAGGCGAACGGCTTCACGTACTACGACGGCTGGTCCACCTGGGACGACTTCCGCAAGTACTCGGTCGAGGCCTACATCGACCCGGCGGCCTACCGGGACATGGTGCAGTCCGCGGTCATCCTCTTCGCCGACGCGCACGCCGCGGGCAAGAGCCCGGGCAGTCTCACCCACTCGGTGCCGACGGTGCGCTGGGAGCGCTCGGCGGTGGTGATCGCCGACGCGCTGTCGAAGGGGTTCAAGGACTTCGACCGGCTCGACGAGGCGTACCCGGCGCTGAAGTCGTACACCGGGTACTACACCGGGACGCAGTTGCGGCAGGGCTACATTCCGGGTGACCCCGGTACGACGGTGCAGCGCGGCTACGACCAGTGGGCGCTGTCCGTCATCGCCGACGCGCTCGGCGAGGACGCGGACGCGAAGAAGCTGCGCGAGCAGGCGACGATGGCGACCGACAACCTGGTCAAGCCCGGCGCCTGGACCGCGGACGACGGCACCGAGGTCGGTCTGCTCACCCCGCGCGAGGGCGACGGCGACTGGCAGCAGGCCGACTACGAGAAGTTCGAGGAGGCCAGGCTCTACCAGGGCACGCTCTGGCAGTACCACTGGTACGACGCGTACGACATGGGCGGGCTCATCGAGGCCATGGGTGGTGTGAAGGCCGGCCGGGCCGCGATCCGGCACATGTTCGGCGAGGACTCCGACGCCGACGACGGCTCGGCCATGCTGCACTCCAACGCCAACGAGATCGACCTCCAGGCCCCCTACCTCTTCAACTACGTCGGCGAGCCGAGCCTGACGCAGAAGTGGGTGCGCGCCATCTACACCGGTGAGACCTGGAACCGGTACATCGCGACGGGCTCCACGAACGAAGCCCCCAGCTCCGGCGGCGAGTTCAGGCCGCCGGTGAAGACCAAGGCCTACGAACTCGCCCCGGACGGCTTCCTGCCGACCATGGACAACGACGCCGGCACCATGTCGACGATGTTCGTCGCCGCCGCCCTCGGGCTGTTCCCGGTGACCGCGGGCTCCAGCCAGTTCCAGATCGGCAGCCCGTTCTTCGACTCCACGACGATCACCTACGCCAACGGCGCCGAGTTCACCGTCGAGGCCGACGGGGTCTCGCCGGGCAACCACTACGTGCAGAGCGCGGCGCTGAACGGCAAGCGGTTCTCGAACACGTGGCTCGACTACTCGCAGATCGTCGCCGGCGGCACCCTGAGGTTCGACATGGGTGCCAAGCCGTCGTCCTGGGGCGCCCGCACCGAGCCCGCCTACTCGCTGAACACCGACTCGGGCGACGGTGACGACGAGCACGCGCCGGGCAGGGGCACGACCGTCGTCTCCGCCAGCCCGGAGACCGTCGGCACCGCCGCCGACGGCACCGTCGACGCGAGCGTCGAACTCCGCCTGTCCGGCAGGGCGTCGTTCGCCGCGCGGAAGGGAACCAGCCTCACCCGGACCGGCGCGGCGAGCGTGACCGGCCTCCCGGACGGCGTGACGGCGGATCTCCGGGTCACCGGCAAACGCACCGCGTCGCTGAAGCTCACCGGCACCACGAGGACCGACGCGCGGTTCGGCATCACCTTCCGCGACCGGGCCTTCCCGCACGGCATACCGGCCTCCACCGTGACCGGCACCGGGGTGTCGGTGACCGACCCGCTGCTCGTCTCGGCCGCGGCCGTGCACCGGGGGAGCCTCGCCGCCCTGGTCGAGGAGGCGTCCCTGGTGCGGAAGGGCAACTACTCCGACGGCTCCTACGGCATCTTCCGCACGGCGCTCGAACGCGCGCGGACCGTCCTCGCGAACTCCGCCTCCCCCACCGGCACGCTCATGGCGGCGCACGACGCGCTGCGCTCGGCCGTCGACGCACTCACCCTGGACGAGGGCGGCTACGCCGTCCTCCAGGCCGAGGACCCCGACCGGATGGAGGGGCCCAGCCTCGTCAAGGAGGCGTTCCACTCGGACGGCGACCTCGGCGGCGTCACCGAGGGCGCCTGGGAGCAGTACACGAACCTCGACTTCGGCGGGGTCGCCCCGCGGAGCGTCTCCGTGCGCTACGCCAACTCGCAGGCCGCGACGGCGCAGCCGAGCAGCGTGGACATCCACGCCGGGGACGCCGACGGCCCCGTCGTCGCCACCGTCTCGCTGCCCGGGACCGGCGGCTGGCAGTACTACACGACCGTGCGGGCGGCGGTCTCGGACCCGGAAGCCCTGCTGGAGGCATCGAGCGCGACCTTCGTGTTCCACGCCCCCTCGGGGCAGCAGTGGGTATCCAACTTCGACTGGTACCAGTTCTCGCCCGAAGCGGCCCCCTCGTCCTCCCCGGTCACGACACTCGCCACGCTCACCACGGCCAACGCCACGTCGACCGGCGACGGTTCACTCCCGCTGAAGCTCTCGGGCGGCGTCTTCGAGAACGTGACGAACGGCGCGTGGGCCGAGTGGCGGGACACCGGCCTCGGTGACGGCGCCGACACCGTCACCGTCAGCTATGACAAGCCCCGCTCCCGCGCGGCGTCGGACTCGCACATCGAACTGCGCCTGGGTGCGAAGGACGGCCCGACGGCCGTCACCGTCCCGCTCGACTACACCGGCTCGGGCTGGGGCACCGTGGCGGACACGAGCGTGCGGCTCGACCCGGACGTCTTCGAGGGCACGCAGGACGTCTACGCCGTCTTCGTCTCCAGCACGCAGACCGACCCGCAGCCCTACGTCGCCAACGTCCACTCGCTCATCCTGACGCGGCAGGCGGACGCCCCGGTGGTGTTCGACGCCACGGCTTTCGAGGGCAACAGCGGCGGCGGGCTCAAGAGCGAACCGGCCACCTGGAGCGACGCGGGTTCCGCCACCAGTCTGGGCGGCACCTACGACGGAGCCTGGCTCGACTACGGCGACGTCGACTTCGGCGACTCCGCCAAGAACACCGTCACGCTCACCTACGTCAACAACTCCGCGCGCTGCGGCACCGGTTCCGCCGTGCACCTCTATCTGGACTCCTTCGACGCGGACTCCCCCGGTACGCCGTACGCGACGATCCCCCTGCCGGTCACCGGCAGTTCGTGGTCGTCGGGCGGGACGACCAGCCTGACCCTGCCCAAGGCGGTCACCGGCACGCACGCCGTGCACCTGCGGCTGACCACGAACGCCGACTCCTCGCACCCCTACGTCGCCAACCTCGGCCAGGTCGCCTTCGACCACGTCGAGGAGCCCGCGCAGACGGATCTGTCCGCCCTGCGCAAGGCGATCGACCAGTACGAGGACCTGTCCGAGGACGCGAGCCGGTACGGCACGATCGACTTCGGGGTGTTCCGGCGCGAACTCACCGCCGCCCGCGACCTCCTCGGCGCCGGGGACGCGACGCAGCTCGAGGTCGACCTGCGGACCCGGAGCCTGACCCTGGCCGCGAACCAGCTGGTGCCGCTGCCGAGACTGAGGCTGGAGAGCCTGGTCGCCACGGCGTCCGCCCTCGGCAACGAGCGCTACACGGACGCCTCGTGGACGGCGTTCACCACGGCGCTCACCGCGGCGAGGACGGCCGTGGCGGACGAGGCGGCGACGGACCGCACCCTCACCGAACGGTACGCGGCCCTCGACCGCGCCAGGTCCTCGCTCACCACCAAGCGCAGGACGGTGCCGGCCGCGCCCGACGCGGTGTCCGCGGCCCCGTCCGGCACGAGTGTGAAGGTCACCTGGTCCGCGCCCGAGGACGACGGCGGTTCGCCGGTCACCGGCTACGAGATCACGCTCAGCGGCGGCCACCAGGTCGAGATCGCCGATCCGGACAGCCGGAGCACCGTGTTCACCGGGCTGACGGACGCCACGTCGTACACGGCGCGGGTCCGCGCGGTGAACGCCCTGGGCGACTCCCCCTGGAGCGCACCGACGCAGCCCGCCGTCACGGGTGACAACAGGCCTCAGGCCCCGACCGTCACGGGCGTGGTCACCGACGGCGAACGGGTCCGGGTGAACTGGCGGCCGGCCGGTGACGGCGGCTTCCCGGTCGTGGGCTACACCGTCGCCCTCGACGACGGAACCACCGCGCACGTCAACGGCACCACCTCCACCGCGCTGCTCACGTCGGCCGGCGGGGCGAAGGCCCACACCGCCACCGTGACCGCGGTCACCCGGGCCGGCAGCTCGGACGACCCCGGTACGGCGGTCTCCACCGCCTCGGTCACCTCCGCCACCGCCGCCACCGACCCGGCGGACTACGAGCCGTCCCCCTTCCCGGACGACGTGCTCGACGCCGCCTACGCCTCGGACGCGTGGCCCCGGACCGGGGACGGGTCCGACTGGTTCACCCACCTGCTCTCCGGTTTCGACGACCTCGGCCCCGCCACGCTCGGCGCCGGCTCGGAGCTGCCCGCGGGCACCCCGCTCGGCGCCGAGAACGACAGGATCACCGTGAGCGTCAACAACGCGGCGACGCAGCGGCAGGTCGACCGGGCCGAGGTGGACGCGTCGAACAGCGCCACCGTCACGATGGCCGACGGCCTCGGCTCCCGGCTCGGCCCGCTGTACGGCGAAGCCCTCAAGGAAGGCCGACTGCCCAAGACCAGCGCGCTGTTCTCCCGCGTCAACGAGAACCTCGACACCCACGACGCGGCGAAGAACCACTACCAGTACCTGCGCCCGTACGTGCGGCTGGGCTTCGCCGGGGACGGCGGGGCGATCTACGAGTCGCAGAACAGCTCGTACAGCGGCCTCGCGGGACAGGGCTCGTACCCGAGCGGCCACACCTACGGCGGCTACGAGGCCGGGACGATCCTCGCCACGCTGCTGCCCGACCTGGCACCGTCGATCCTGGCGCGCGCCTCGGAGTACGGCGACAACCGCGTCGTCCTCGGGTTCCACTACCCGCTGGACGTCATGGGCGGCCGCATCACGGCCCAGGCCACGGTGGCGCACCGCTGGGCGGACCCGGAGTTCGAGAAGCTGTTGGGGCAGGCCCACACCGAGATCGAGAACGTGCTGCTCGCGCGGTGCGAGGAGGAGGGCTACGGCGACACCCTCACGGCCTGCGCGGGCGACCCCTACGCCGGTCTGAGCACCGCGCAGCAGATCGACCGGTACACGCGGCGGCTGACCTACGGGTTCTCCCGGACCGGGAAGGCCGGGCAGGCCCTCGACGCGCCGGAGGACGCGGCGGCGCTGCTGATCACGGCCTTCCCGGACCTCACCGCGGAACAGCGCACCCAGGTCCTGGAGCAGACCGCGACGGACTCGGGGTACCCGCTCGACCTCACCGGGTCCGGCGGGCCGGGCTGGCAGCGGATCAACCTGGCGGCGGCGATGGCGGCGGACGTGGTCGTGAACGCCGACGGTTCGGTCACGGTGACCAACTTCTCGGACGCCACGCGGGCCAGTGTGGCCGACGCCTCCGCGATCACGGTGGGAGGCGTGGCTCTCGACGGGTTCGATCCGGAGGTGAGCACGTACGTCGTGGACCGGCCGAAGCGCGGGAGGATCCCCGCCGTCGGTGCCGTGACGGCGGCGTCGGGTGCGCGGGTGAGTGTGGTCGGGGGCAGTTCCACCGTCTCGTCCTCGCAGCGCGGCTTCACCACCCGCACCATCAGGGTGACCTCGGCCAACGGCGCGTACACCCGCACCTACACGGTCGGCTTCCGGCCGACGGAGCGGCATCCGCACCGGCCGGGCGCGCTCTGGGACACCGGCGGCGGGACGGCCGGTGGCAGTGGTGGTGTCGGCGACGGTGGCGGTCTCTGGACGCCGGCACGCGAGTGGGAGCGGACCGTGGGATGA
- a CDS encoding MFS transporter codes for MLSATRRGRDTPGKERLGSPFRLFQSAVVSSDLADGIYKIAVPLLALGISRSAVAVGAVGLAVRLPWLIATLPAGVLADRYPPRGVMRWASAVRLPLVAVMCALAATGRLPLWALVVTAFLIGCAGIFVDVAAQSQLPRLVPVGQLPKANASLQSTQMFLAQLIGPALGGYVVALGSGGGLAVVVALYVVTVWALGLLPAAVEQAAVGRARTAPEPAREGGRRSSLGSLVAELGEGLRYFRGRADLARLATAAAVNNLSYSMCLTMLPLWAVRPGRLALSETGYGLLLTCLAVGSILAGPVTGRILKAVGDGPVMRFGAPLLGVCFLTLAVPSVPVVALGLFVYGLVSMVWNVAVVSYRQATIPLPLFGRVNAAYRWLTWGVIPFGSLAGGTLAATAGITWVFLVAGALPLVAAALLPPPRPRAPHEAPTSDTPAAEAAEPEVPILEASAAEASDADVPALEASDADVPALEASDADVPALEASDADVPDPEASAAPTPSLRTRSPEAPVLGTPKPEAPVLGTPKPEAPVLGTPKPEAPVLGTPKPEAPVLGTPKPEAPVLGTPKPEAPVLGTPKPEAPALGTPKPEAPSLGTPKPEAPAPDAPAPTGQGADGPAGAPVDVLAEASAGHPDHAPGPARTSRPDPDRRKPTRTDVPDPASAAMPAAMPADLSAELSAPGANASRATRD; via the coding sequence ATGTTGAGCGCCACCCGGAGGGGACGGGACACCCCCGGCAAGGAGCGGCTCGGCTCGCCGTTCCGGCTCTTCCAGTCCGCCGTGGTCTCCTCGGACCTCGCGGACGGCATCTACAAGATCGCGGTGCCGCTGCTGGCCCTCGGGATCAGCCGCTCCGCGGTCGCGGTCGGTGCGGTCGGCCTCGCCGTCCGGCTGCCCTGGCTCATCGCCACCCTGCCCGCCGGGGTGCTGGCCGACCGGTACCCGCCCCGCGGCGTCATGCGCTGGGCGTCGGCGGTCCGGCTGCCGCTGGTGGCCGTCATGTGCGCCCTGGCCGCCACCGGCCGGCTGCCCCTGTGGGCCCTGGTCGTCACCGCCTTCCTCATCGGCTGCGCCGGCATCTTCGTCGACGTGGCCGCCCAGTCCCAGCTGCCCCGGCTGGTCCCGGTGGGGCAGCTCCCCAAGGCCAACGCGTCCCTTCAGTCCACCCAGATGTTCCTCGCGCAGCTGATCGGCCCGGCCCTCGGCGGCTACGTGGTGGCGCTGGGCTCCGGCGGGGGACTCGCCGTCGTGGTCGCCCTGTACGTGGTCACCGTCTGGGCGCTCGGACTGCTGCCCGCGGCCGTCGAGCAGGCGGCGGTGGGCCGCGCCCGGACGGCCCCCGAACCGGCCCGCGAGGGCGGACGCCGGTCCTCGCTCGGCTCCCTGGTCGCCGAACTCGGCGAAGGGCTGCGCTACTTCCGCGGCCGGGCGGACCTCGCCAGGCTCGCGACGGCCGCCGCCGTCAACAACCTGTCCTACTCGATGTGCCTGACCATGCTGCCGCTGTGGGCGGTGCGGCCCGGGCGGCTCGCCCTCTCCGAGACCGGGTACGGGCTGCTGCTCACCTGCCTCGCGGTCGGCAGCATCCTCGCCGGACCGGTGACCGGACGGATCCTGAAGGCGGTCGGCGACGGGCCGGTCATGCGGTTCGGCGCGCCGCTGCTCGGCGTCTGCTTCCTCACCCTGGCCGTGCCCTCGGTGCCCGTCGTCGCCCTGGGACTGTTCGTCTACGGGCTGGTGTCCATGGTCTGGAACGTGGCGGTGGTCTCCTACCGCCAGGCGACCATCCCGCTGCCCCTGTTCGGCCGGGTCAACGCCGCGTACCGCTGGCTGACCTGGGGCGTCATCCCGTTCGGCTCGCTGGCCGGTGGCACCCTCGCCGCCACGGCCGGCATCACCTGGGTCTTCCTGGTCGCGGGCGCCCTGCCCCTGGTCGCGGCGGCCCTGCTGCCCCCGCCGCGACCGCGGGCGCCCCACGAAGCACCGACGTCCGACACGCCGGCCGCGGAGGCGGCGGAGCCCGAGGTGCCGATCCTGGAAGCGTCGGCCGCCGAAGCGTCGGATGCGGACGTGCCGGCGCTCGAAGCGTCGGATGCGGACGTGCCGGCGCTCGAAGCGTCGGATGCGGACGTGCCGGCGCTCGAAGCGTCGGATGCCGACGTGCCGGACCCCGAAGCGTCGGCCGCCCCAACGCCGTCACTCCGAACGCGGTCACCCGAAGCGCCGGTACTCGGAACGCCGAAGCCCGAAGCGCCGGTACTCGGAACGCCGAAGCCCGAAGCGCCGGTACTCGGAACGCCGAAGCCCGAAGCGCCGGTACTCGGAACGCCGAAGCCCGAAGCGCCGGTACTCGGAACGCCGAAGCCCGAAGCGCCGGTACTCGGAACGCCGAAGCCCGAAGCGCCGGTACTCGGAACGCCGAAGCCCGAAGCGCCGGCACTCGGAACGCCGAAGCCCGAAGCCCCGTCACTCGGAACGCCGAAGCCCGAAGCGCCGGCACCCGACGCGCCCGCGCCGACCGGTCAGGGTGCCGACGGCCCCGCCGGCGCCCCGGTGGACGTCCTCGCCGAGGCATCCGCCGGGCATCCCGACCACGCTCCGGGTCCGGCGCGCACCAGCCGCCCGGACCCGGACCGACGGAAACCGACGCGGACCGACGTCCCGGACCCGGCATCCGCCGCCATGCCCGCCGCCATGCCCGCCGACCTGTCCGCCGAGCTGTCCGCCCCCGGGGCGAACGCCTCCCGCGCCACGCGGGACTGA